The following proteins are encoded in a genomic region of Hippocampus zosterae strain Florida chromosome 2, ASM2543408v3, whole genome shotgun sequence:
- the nppb gene encoding natriuretic peptides B yields the protein MSLSSCVACGLLLLLKLQLFSTYPVSTSLTSSDMDIFRVLLNTLKESLPEQTEMQQRLSAEKDNTFDDLNRDTDAQQPQDALDEASVREFLSAKNLKSLRSDSTRRSSNCFGRRMDRIGSMSSLGCNSVGKYNPK from the exons ATGTCACTTTCTTCCTGTGTTGCCTGcggccttctcctcctcttgaAACTTCAGCTATTCAGCACATATCCTGTTAGCACCAGCCTGACCTCCAGTGACATGGACATCTTCAGG GTGCTCCTGAACACACTCAAGGAGTCGCTTCCGGAGCAGACTGAGATGCAACAGAGGCTCTCTGCAGAGAAGGACAACACTTTTGATGACCTGAACAGAGACACTGATGCACAGCAGCCACAGGACGCTTTGGATGAAGCTTCAGTCCGAGAGTTTCTCTCAGCCAAAAATCTGAAGAGCTTGCGGAGTGACTCCACCAGAAGGTCTTCTAACTGCTTTGGTCGTCGTATGGACCGAATAGGGTCCATGAGCTCCCTAGGCTGCAACAGTGTTGGCAAATACA ATCCAAAATGA
- the nppal gene encoding natriuretic peptide A-like — MNLTVSLCCFNLLLVLDYVRGKPMSDLQNLNQILEEIDDKARHSSEEMQERGGNAEKSKHGAPDGYPWEFPEPSNSALEAKADVLALLFKDLFRTSKRNWSRYRKGGLRSCFGVRLDRIGSFSGLGC, encoded by the exons atgaacCTCACTGTGTCACTTTGCTGCTTTAATCTCCTTTTGGTGCTTGATTATGTTCGAGGCAAACCCATGTCTGATTTACAG AATTTGAACCAGATTTTGGAAGAGATTGATGACAAGGCTCGTCACTCTTCAGAGGAGATGCAAGAAAGAGGTGGCAATGCAGAAAAGTCAAAGCATGGAGCTCCAGATGGGTACCCGTGGGAATTCCCCGAACCCAGCAACTCAGCATTGGAGGCGAAAGCAGATGTCCTTGCCCTTCTCTTCAAAGACCTGTTCCGGACCTCCAAGCGTAACTGGAGTCGGTACCGAAAAGGGGGGCTGAGGAGTTGCTTCGGCGTCCGCTTGGACCGGATCGGGTCTTTCAGTGGATTGGGATGTTGA